From one Salmo salar chromosome ssa09, Ssal_v3.1, whole genome shotgun sequence genomic stretch:
- the ptcd3 gene encoding small ribosomal subunit protein mS39 isoform X1: MAAPGKHVGHLIYKNGRFLLSNFEQFCLRRNFGWSAVVCQQNASTERESAEAIVIPKKKTWSKWAVLQALASTVNRDPTAPHYMFQDDPYLTPRTSPEFKLYSLSQESGRMAANHIVNKNPKFFQKDFAEPHIPCLMPETMELRIEEVSEAALLERIMLRKVKAAVDMYDQLLQAGTTVSTDAANDLLDLICLYGDRDPVQDDKPEAEDVAQEVQEEGRRRKGRLRRASDLVRIVWRENNNAERIFNLLPERDTRAYSALIRGMVKYGAHVKAFNAYTDMLNNRLTADVHTFNALISAAPEVRERYTEKWDLIVDLLKQMNEQKVKPDLLTFNALLKALRRCGSLARAQSLHTLSEMKAMGIAPSLASFDHVLGIFYKAASPSQGQTDILQEVMTEVAGRTFVAQDPDDVNFFSSAMRICLDTKDIEAAYRVHDLLSVGENWRLLGDSFQQSIYFGRMFNLLCMMEHIDVVLKWYKELIPSLYYPNPQGMRDLLQALDTDNRLDMIPQIWKDIRRMGHDNKSDLVEELLSLMARDKHSPEIQESFAVCALDVRSLYEQVQGARMALEWTATAMTNITSVLLAAQKKQQAWDMLKLFKTKNRVPSEELMEEFLASINDPQHAMELVQISASFCLPSTPKLAERVLQEFELSEE; encoded by the exons ATGGCGGCCCCCGGTAAACACGTAGGGCATTTAATTTACAAGAATGGTCGCTTTCTTCTAAGTAATTTTGAACAATTCTGTCTTCGGAG GAACTTTGGATGGAGTGCAGTCGTTTGTCAACAAAATGCATCAACTGAAAGAG AGTCTGCAGAGGCAATTGTCATTCCCAAAAAGAAAACATG GAGCAAATGGGCTGTGCTGCAAGCTCTTGCATCCACCGTCAACAGG GACCCCACTGCACCACATTACATGTTCCAGGATGATCCTTATCTTACTCCAAGGACGTCTCCAGAGTTT AAATTGTACTCCCTCTCCCAGGAGTCTGGCAGAATGGCAGCTAACCACATTGTCAACAAAAACCCCAAGTTCTTCCAGAAAGACTTTGCTGAACCACATATTCCA TGCTTAATGCCAGAGACCATGGAGCTGCGTATTGAGGAAGTGAGTGAGGCAGCGCTGCTGGAGCGCATCATGCTGAGGAAGGTGAAGGCTGCAGTAGACATGTACGATCAGCTGCTACAGGCAG GCACCACCGTGTCTACTGATGCCGCTAATGACCTGCTGGACCTTATTTGTCTCTATGGAGACCGTGACCCTGTGCAAGATGACAAGCCAGAGGCAGAAGATGTG GCTCAGGAGGTGCAGGAGGAGGGccggaggaggaaagggaggctGCGGAGAGCCTCCGACTTAGTGAGGATAGTTTGGAG GGAGAACAACAATGCAGAGAGGATCTTTAACCTGCTTCCAGAACGTGACACACGAGCATACTCTGCTTTGATCAGAGGCATGGTCAAG TATGGAGCTCATGTGAAGGCATTCAACGCATACACAGACATGCTGAACAACAGACTGACTG CGGATGTTCACACCTTCAATGCTCTGATCTCTGCGGCACCAGAAGTCCGTGAGAGGTACACTGAGAAATGGGACCTGATTGTT GACTTACTAAAGCAGATGAATGAGCAGAAGGTGAAGCCCGATCTGCTGACGTTTAATGCTTTGCTGAAGGCCCTTCGTCGCTGTGGCTCCTTAGCCAGGGCTCAGTCTCTGCACACGCTCAGTGAGATGAAGGCTATGGGCATTG cACCCAGTTTGGCTTCTTTTGACCATGTTCTGGGCATTTTCTACAAAGCAG cGTCTCCTTCCCAAGGGCAGACTGATATCCTACAGGAAGTGATGACTGAGGTGGCAGGAAGGACATTTGTTGCTCAGGATCCAGATGATG TAAACTTTTTCTCCAGTGCCATGAGAATT TGTCTGGATACCAAGGACATTGAGGCAGCGTACAGGGTGCATGACCTGCTCAGTGTGGGAGAGAACTGGAGGCTACTGGGAGATTCCTTCCAACAGAGTATCTATTT tggcagaatgtTCAACCTGCTCTGCATGATGGAACACATAGATGTGGTGCTGAAGTGGTACAAAGAACTGATTCCTTCT CTCTATTACCCCAATCCACAAGGAATGAGAGATCTGCTCCAGGCACTGGACACTGATAACAGATTGGACATGATCCCACAGATATGGAAAG ACATCCGACGGATGGGGCATGACAACAAGTCAGATTTAGTGGAGGAGCTGCTGTCACTCATGGCCAGGGACAAGCACAGTCCTGAG ATCCAGGAGTCTTTTGCAGTGTGTGCGCTGGATGTGAGGAGCCTGTATGAGCAGGTGCAAGGAGCCAGGATGGCTCTGGAGTGGACAGCCACTGCCATGACCAACATTACCTCTGTCCTACTGGCAGCCCAGAAGAAGCAGCAGGCATG GGATATGTTGAAGCTCTTCAAGACCAAAAACAGAGTTCCATC TGAGGAGCTGATGGAGGAGTTCCTGGCCAGCATCAACGACCCTCAGCACGCTATGGAGCTGGTACAGATCTCAGCTAGCTTCTGTCTCCCCAGCACCCCCAAACTGGCTGAGAGGGTACTGCAGGAGTTTGAGCTCTCTGAAGAA TAG
- the ptcd3 gene encoding small ribosomal subunit protein mS39 isoform X2 — protein MAAPGKHVGHLIYKNGRFLLSNFEQFCLRRNFGWSAVVCQQNASTERESAEAIVIPKKKTWSKWAVLQALASTVNRDPTAPHYMFQDDPYLTPRTSPEFKLYSLSQESGRMAANHIVNKNPKFFQKDFAEPHIPCLMPETMELRIEEVSEAALLERIMLRKVKAAVDMYDQLLQAGTTVSTDAANDLLDLICLYGDRDPVQDDKPEAEDVAQEVQEEGRRRKGRLRRASDLVRIVWRENNNAERIFNLLPERDTRAYSALIRGMVKYGAHVKAFNAYTDMLNNRLTADVHTFNALISAAPEVRERYTEKWDLIVDLLKQMNEQKVKPDLLTFNALLKALRRCGSLARAQSLHTLSEMKAMGIAPSLASFDHVLGIFYKAASPSQGQTDILQEVMTEVAGRTFVAQDPDDVNFFSSAMRICLDTKDIEAAYRVHDLLSVGENWRLLGDSFQQSIYFGRMFNLLCMMEHIDVVLKWYKELIPSLYYPNPQGMRDLLQALDTDNRLDMIPQIWKDIRRMGHDNKSDLVEELLSLMARDKHSPEIQESFAVCALDVRSLYEQVQGARMALEWTATAMTNITSVLLAAQKKQQAWDMLKLFKTKNRVPSEELMEEFLASINDPQHAMELVQISASFCLPSTPKLAERDYSV, from the exons ATGGCGGCCCCCGGTAAACACGTAGGGCATTTAATTTACAAGAATGGTCGCTTTCTTCTAAGTAATTTTGAACAATTCTGTCTTCGGAG GAACTTTGGATGGAGTGCAGTCGTTTGTCAACAAAATGCATCAACTGAAAGAG AGTCTGCAGAGGCAATTGTCATTCCCAAAAAGAAAACATG GAGCAAATGGGCTGTGCTGCAAGCTCTTGCATCCACCGTCAACAGG GACCCCACTGCACCACATTACATGTTCCAGGATGATCCTTATCTTACTCCAAGGACGTCTCCAGAGTTT AAATTGTACTCCCTCTCCCAGGAGTCTGGCAGAATGGCAGCTAACCACATTGTCAACAAAAACCCCAAGTTCTTCCAGAAAGACTTTGCTGAACCACATATTCCA TGCTTAATGCCAGAGACCATGGAGCTGCGTATTGAGGAAGTGAGTGAGGCAGCGCTGCTGGAGCGCATCATGCTGAGGAAGGTGAAGGCTGCAGTAGACATGTACGATCAGCTGCTACAGGCAG GCACCACCGTGTCTACTGATGCCGCTAATGACCTGCTGGACCTTATTTGTCTCTATGGAGACCGTGACCCTGTGCAAGATGACAAGCCAGAGGCAGAAGATGTG GCTCAGGAGGTGCAGGAGGAGGGccggaggaggaaagggaggctGCGGAGAGCCTCCGACTTAGTGAGGATAGTTTGGAG GGAGAACAACAATGCAGAGAGGATCTTTAACCTGCTTCCAGAACGTGACACACGAGCATACTCTGCTTTGATCAGAGGCATGGTCAAG TATGGAGCTCATGTGAAGGCATTCAACGCATACACAGACATGCTGAACAACAGACTGACTG CGGATGTTCACACCTTCAATGCTCTGATCTCTGCGGCACCAGAAGTCCGTGAGAGGTACACTGAGAAATGGGACCTGATTGTT GACTTACTAAAGCAGATGAATGAGCAGAAGGTGAAGCCCGATCTGCTGACGTTTAATGCTTTGCTGAAGGCCCTTCGTCGCTGTGGCTCCTTAGCCAGGGCTCAGTCTCTGCACACGCTCAGTGAGATGAAGGCTATGGGCATTG cACCCAGTTTGGCTTCTTTTGACCATGTTCTGGGCATTTTCTACAAAGCAG cGTCTCCTTCCCAAGGGCAGACTGATATCCTACAGGAAGTGATGACTGAGGTGGCAGGAAGGACATTTGTTGCTCAGGATCCAGATGATG TAAACTTTTTCTCCAGTGCCATGAGAATT TGTCTGGATACCAAGGACATTGAGGCAGCGTACAGGGTGCATGACCTGCTCAGTGTGGGAGAGAACTGGAGGCTACTGGGAGATTCCTTCCAACAGAGTATCTATTT tggcagaatgtTCAACCTGCTCTGCATGATGGAACACATAGATGTGGTGCTGAAGTGGTACAAAGAACTGATTCCTTCT CTCTATTACCCCAATCCACAAGGAATGAGAGATCTGCTCCAGGCACTGGACACTGATAACAGATTGGACATGATCCCACAGATATGGAAAG ACATCCGACGGATGGGGCATGACAACAAGTCAGATTTAGTGGAGGAGCTGCTGTCACTCATGGCCAGGGACAAGCACAGTCCTGAG ATCCAGGAGTCTTTTGCAGTGTGTGCGCTGGATGTGAGGAGCCTGTATGAGCAGGTGCAAGGAGCCAGGATGGCTCTGGAGTGGACAGCCACTGCCATGACCAACATTACCTCTGTCCTACTGGCAGCCCAGAAGAAGCAGCAGGCATG GGATATGTTGAAGCTCTTCAAGACCAAAAACAGAGTTCCATC TGAGGAGCTGATGGAGGAGTTCCTGGCCAGCATCAACGACCCTCAGCACGCTATGGAGCTGGTACAGATCTCAGCTAGCTTCTGTCTCCCCAGCACCCCCAAACTGGCTGAGAGG GACTATTCTGTCTGA
- the ptcd3 gene encoding small ribosomal subunit protein mS39 isoform X3 produces the protein MAAPGKHVGHLIYKNGRFLLSNFEQFCLRRNFGWSAVVCQQNASTERESAEAIVIPKKKTWSKWAVLQALASTVNRDPTAPHYMFQDDPYLTPRTSPEFKLYSLSQESGRMAANHIVNKNPKFFQKDFAEPHIPCLMPETMELRIEEVSEAALLERIMLRKVKAAVDMYDQLLQAGTTVSTDAANDLLDLICLYGDRDPVQDDKPEAEDVAQEVQEEGRRRKGRLRRASDLVRIVWRENNNAERIFNLLPERDTRAYSALIRGMVKYGAHVKAFNAYTDMLNNRLTADVHTFNALISAAPEVRERYTEKWDLIVDLLKQMNEQKVKPDLLTFNALLKALRRCGSLARAQSLHTLSEMKAMGIAPSLASFDHVLGIFYKAASPSQGQTDILQEVMTEVAGRTFVAQDPDDVNFFSSAMRICLDTKDIEAAYRVHDLLSVGENWRLLGDSFQQSIYFGRMFNLLCMMEHIDVVLKWYKELIPSLYYPNPQGMRDLLQALDTDNRLDMIPQIWKDIRRMGHDNKSDLVEELLSLMARDKHSPEIQESFAVCALDVRSLYEQVQGARMALEWTATAMTNITSVLLAAQKKQQACEELMEEFLASINDPQHAMELVQISASFCLPSTPKLAERVLQEFELSEE, from the exons ATGGCGGCCCCCGGTAAACACGTAGGGCATTTAATTTACAAGAATGGTCGCTTTCTTCTAAGTAATTTTGAACAATTCTGTCTTCGGAG GAACTTTGGATGGAGTGCAGTCGTTTGTCAACAAAATGCATCAACTGAAAGAG AGTCTGCAGAGGCAATTGTCATTCCCAAAAAGAAAACATG GAGCAAATGGGCTGTGCTGCAAGCTCTTGCATCCACCGTCAACAGG GACCCCACTGCACCACATTACATGTTCCAGGATGATCCTTATCTTACTCCAAGGACGTCTCCAGAGTTT AAATTGTACTCCCTCTCCCAGGAGTCTGGCAGAATGGCAGCTAACCACATTGTCAACAAAAACCCCAAGTTCTTCCAGAAAGACTTTGCTGAACCACATATTCCA TGCTTAATGCCAGAGACCATGGAGCTGCGTATTGAGGAAGTGAGTGAGGCAGCGCTGCTGGAGCGCATCATGCTGAGGAAGGTGAAGGCTGCAGTAGACATGTACGATCAGCTGCTACAGGCAG GCACCACCGTGTCTACTGATGCCGCTAATGACCTGCTGGACCTTATTTGTCTCTATGGAGACCGTGACCCTGTGCAAGATGACAAGCCAGAGGCAGAAGATGTG GCTCAGGAGGTGCAGGAGGAGGGccggaggaggaaagggaggctGCGGAGAGCCTCCGACTTAGTGAGGATAGTTTGGAG GGAGAACAACAATGCAGAGAGGATCTTTAACCTGCTTCCAGAACGTGACACACGAGCATACTCTGCTTTGATCAGAGGCATGGTCAAG TATGGAGCTCATGTGAAGGCATTCAACGCATACACAGACATGCTGAACAACAGACTGACTG CGGATGTTCACACCTTCAATGCTCTGATCTCTGCGGCACCAGAAGTCCGTGAGAGGTACACTGAGAAATGGGACCTGATTGTT GACTTACTAAAGCAGATGAATGAGCAGAAGGTGAAGCCCGATCTGCTGACGTTTAATGCTTTGCTGAAGGCCCTTCGTCGCTGTGGCTCCTTAGCCAGGGCTCAGTCTCTGCACACGCTCAGTGAGATGAAGGCTATGGGCATTG cACCCAGTTTGGCTTCTTTTGACCATGTTCTGGGCATTTTCTACAAAGCAG cGTCTCCTTCCCAAGGGCAGACTGATATCCTACAGGAAGTGATGACTGAGGTGGCAGGAAGGACATTTGTTGCTCAGGATCCAGATGATG TAAACTTTTTCTCCAGTGCCATGAGAATT TGTCTGGATACCAAGGACATTGAGGCAGCGTACAGGGTGCATGACCTGCTCAGTGTGGGAGAGAACTGGAGGCTACTGGGAGATTCCTTCCAACAGAGTATCTATTT tggcagaatgtTCAACCTGCTCTGCATGATGGAACACATAGATGTGGTGCTGAAGTGGTACAAAGAACTGATTCCTTCT CTCTATTACCCCAATCCACAAGGAATGAGAGATCTGCTCCAGGCACTGGACACTGATAACAGATTGGACATGATCCCACAGATATGGAAAG ACATCCGACGGATGGGGCATGACAACAAGTCAGATTTAGTGGAGGAGCTGCTGTCACTCATGGCCAGGGACAAGCACAGTCCTGAG ATCCAGGAGTCTTTTGCAGTGTGTGCGCTGGATGTGAGGAGCCTGTATGAGCAGGTGCAAGGAGCCAGGATGGCTCTGGAGTGGACAGCCACTGCCATGACCAACATTACCTCTGTCCTACTGGCAGCCCAGAAGAAGCAGCAGGCATG TGAGGAGCTGATGGAGGAGTTCCTGGCCAGCATCAACGACCCTCAGCACGCTATGGAGCTGGTACAGATCTCAGCTAGCTTCTGTCTCCCCAGCACCCCCAAACTGGCTGAGAGGGTACTGCAGGAGTTTGAGCTCTCTGAAGAA TAG
- the polr1a gene encoding DNA-directed RNA polymerase I subunit RPA1, with the protein MLFGKEVPWRRLEGMTFGMYSAEEIRKLSVKNITNFRFLDNVGNVAPNGLYDLSLGPADSKEVCSTCMQDFNNCPGHLGHIELPLPVYNPLFFDKLYLLIRGSCLNCHMLSCPRAAIHLLLNQLKLLDVGALQEVYELEHVLNQFLEGNAQASGVEIQVVLEDYCAHVNKGKTGGDHSSPIKHLCEKKNKLITLFWRVQMNSRKCPHCKSGRSQVRREHNSKLIVTLPAAMYKDGAIKGPDEEDGMAGKRGYLTPSTARDHIAKLWDKEGFFLKCLFSGLEELESSPNGIYPGLFFLELMVVPPCRYRPINRLGDQMFTNGQTVNMQAVMKDSGVIQKLLALLAGEKLKEKELELEEVQEADPSQTDQAFLAGIPGVTLTDKLYNTWIRLQSHVNIVFDSDMDKLMTEKYPGIRQILEKKDGLFRKHMMGKRVDYAARSVICPDMYIGTNEIGVPMVFATKLTYPQPVTPWNVKELRQAVLNGPNVHPGASMVINEDGSRTILSSTNLTQREAIAKQLLTPCTGQHMMPMKIVNRHIKNGDVLLLNRQPTLHRPSIQAHCARILPGEKVLRLHYANCKAYNADFDGDEMNAHFPQSELGRAEAYTLVSTDQQYLVPKDGKPLAGLIQDHMVSGTRMTIRGCFFSRDQYTELVYRGLTDKVGRVKLLPPAILKPFPLWTGKQVVSTLLMNVIPGNHIPLNLTGKAKIPSKAWIKESPRCVPGYKPETMCDSQVIFRQGELLVGVLDKAHYGSSAYGLVHCCYELYGGETSGKLLSCLARLFTAYLQLYRGFTMGVEDILVKLGANRQRKQIIKESVTCGTKALQAAFNLPDTVDESEARGRWQDAHLNPDQRDFNMVDLKFKEVANQVNNDINKVVMPLGLHCSFPENNLQLMVQSGAKGSTVNTMQISCLLGQIELEGRRPPLMPSGKSLPCFQPYESSPRSGGFVSGRFLTGIKPPEFFFHCMAGREGLVDTAVKTSRSGYLQRCVIKHLEGLVVQYDLTVRDSDGSVVQFLYGEDGLDVPKTQFLQPRQFPFIQDNYEVIRKLKCLDEVLAKLDPQAATNHFKAIRKWKAKREHLSPREGAFLLFSQKKLKKTECQTLENLANGRDTATLKLVDRWSSLDQDSKSKYLKKTSHCPEPCLSLFRPDISFGSVSETFDSIVESYLKDIQVKQLAEGSSKNLDAQRLKHLLQLKWQRALCDPGEAVGLLAAQSIGEPSTQMTLNTFHFAGRGEMNVTLGIPRLREILMIASSSIKTPMMSIPVLNSKKAIKRVKTLRKKLTRVCLAEVLHKVDVLETLRVKNKRQKDRVFKITFRFLSPERYQEDKMLTPHQILHYMENRFFRLLLEAIKKRNTKLASINAVETRKATVRDNDQDVGDSSAGQESGEGDGDGEESRIVDDVGNEGDADASDAKRRENQEEEVDYESEEGEDAEEGEDLVDEKDEQAEENSEEVPDEVPGDLATAGPVGAGTRKRSKQKSTHTQDSMRVNTVLETSSSIEDYSYDSQQGLWCEVTLVLPVSKVHFDLTSLVVAVAQNAVVMETKGITRCLLSEVTKKDGSKELELKTEGINMHELFNHSEILDVNRLYSNEVHAMANTYGIEVALRVIEKEIKDVFAVYGIEVDPRHLSLVADYMCFEGMYKPLNRFAIQSNSSPLQQMTFETSYKFLKQATMLGSHDKLVSPSACLVVGKVVKGGTGIFDLKQPLQ; encoded by the exons ATGCTTTTTGGGAAAGAAGTACCATGGAGGCGGCTGGAAGGAATGACATTTGGCATGTACTCTGCCGAAGAAATAAG AAAGTTGAGTGTCAAGAACATTACCAACTTCAGATTCCTGGATAATGTTGGTAATGTTGCCCCCAATGGCCTCTATGACCTGTCATTGGGCCCAGCTGATTCCAAAGAGGTGTGCTCCACCTGTATGCAAGACTTCAACAACTGCCCTGGGCACCTTGGGCACATCGAGCTACCCTTACCCGTATACAACCCACTCTTCTTTGAT AAACTGTACCTGCTGATCCGAGGGTCATGTCTGAACTGCCACATGCTGTCCTGCCCCAGAGCAGCGATCCATCTCCTGCTGAACCAGCTGAAGCTGCTGGATGTGGGAGCTCTACAGGAGGTCTATGAGCTGGAGCATGTGCTGAACCAG TTCCTGGAAGGCAATGCCCAAGCTTCTGGGGTTGAGATCCAGGTGGTGTTAGAGGACTACTGTGCTCATGTCAACAAAGGGAAGACAGGCGGCGATCACAGCTCACCA ATCAAGCATCTCTGTGAGAAGAAGAACAAGCTTATAACACTCTTCTGGAGGGTCCAAATGAACTCCAGGAAATGCCCTCACTGCAA GAGTGGCCGATCACAAGTGCGCAGGGAGCACAACAGCAAACTGATTGTCACCTTGCCTGCGGCTATGTATAAAGATGGTGCCATCAAGGGACCCGATGAAG AAGATGGGATGGCTGGAAAACGTGGATACTTGACCCCTAGCACGGCACGGGATCACATCGCCAAACTGTGGGATAAAGAAGGTTTCTTCCTGAAGTGCTTGTTCTCTGGACTGGAGGAGTTGGAGAGCTCACCCAATGGCATTTACCCTGGCCTTTTCTTCCTGGAGCTTATGGTGGTCCCTCCATGCAG GTATCGGCCCATTAACCGTCTGGGAGACCAGATGTTCACTAACGGCCAGACGGTTAACATGCAGGCAGTGATGAAGGACAGTGGCGTTATCCAGAAGCTCCTAGCACTTCTAGCTGGAGAGAAGCTGAAAGAAAAGGAGTTGGAGCTGGAGGAG GTACAGGAAGCCGACCCCTCTCAGACAGACCAGGCCTTCCTGGCAGGGATCCCCGGTGTCACACTCACAGATAAACTCTACAACACCTGGATTCGGCTCCAGAGTCACGTCAACATAGTCTTTGACAGTGACATGGACAAACTGATGACGGAGAAGTACCCTGGCATTCGTCAG ATCTTAGAGAAGAAGGATGGTTTGTTCAGGAAGCACATGATGGGTAAACGTGTGGACTATGCAGCACGCTCTGTTATTTGTCCTGACATGTACATTGGGACCAATGAGATTGGAGTACCCATG GTGTTTGCCACCAAGCTGACTTACCCTCAACCTGTGACGCCTTGGAATGTTAAGGAGCTGAGGCAGGCAGTTCTGAACGGGCCCAATGTCCACCCTGGGGCCTCCATGGTCATTAACGAGGACGGCTCCCGCACCATCCTGAGCAGTactaacctcacccagagagaggccatcgccaagcagctccTCACACCCTGCACCGGGCAGCACATGATGCCCATGAAGATA GTGAATCGTCACATCAAGAATGGCGACGTCCTGCTCCTCAACCGGCAGCCAACACTGCATCGGCCGTCCATCCAGGCTCACTGCGCCCGCATCCTGCCAGGGGAGAAAGTGTTAAGGCTTCACTACGCTAACTGTAAGGCCTACAACGCTGACTTTGATGGGGATGAGATGAATGCCCATTTCCCTCAGAGTGAACTGGGCAGGGCTGAGGCCTACACACTCGTCAGCACTGACCAGCAGTACCTTGTGCCCAAG GATGGGAAGCCTCTGGCGGGTCTGATCCAGGATCACATGGTGTCAGGCACTAGGATGACCATCCGCGGCTGCTTCTTCTCCCGTGACCAGTACACTGAGCTGGTCTACCGAGGTCTAACCGACAAGGTCGGCAGAGTCAAGCTGCTGCCGCCCGCCATACTCAAACCATTCCCTCTCTGGACTGGGAAACAG GTGGTGTCTACACTACTGATGAACGTCATCCCAGGAAACCACATCCCTCTGAACCTGACAGGGAAGGCCAAGATCCCCAGTAAGGCCTGGATCAAGGAGTCTCCACGCTGTGTTCCTGGctacaagcctgaaaccatgtGTGACTCCCAG GTGATCTTCCGTCAGGGAGAGTTGCTGGTGGGGGTGTTGGACAAGGCCCACTATGGCAGCTCTGCATACGGCCTGGTCCACTGCTGCTAcgagctgtatggaggagagacCAGTGGTAAACTCCTCAGCTGCCTGGCTCGTCTCTTCACTGCCTACCTCCAGCTGTACCGGGGCTTCACTATGG GTGTGGAGGATATCTTGGTGAAACTAGGAGccaacagacagagaaagcagATCATAAAAGAGTCTGTCACTTGTGGGACTAAG gccctgcaggcAGCCTTTAACCTTCCTGACACCGTGGACGAGAGTGAGGCTAGGGGCCGCTGGCAGGACGCCCACCTCAACCCAGACCAGAGAGACTTCAACATGGTGGACCTCAAGTTTAAGGAGGTGGCCAATCAGGTCAACAACGACATCAACAAG GTGGTCATGCCCCTGGGTCTCCACTGCAGCTTCCCTGAGAACAACCTCCAGCTGATGGTGCAGTCTGGGGCTAAAGGCTCCACTGTCAATACCATGCAG ATCTCATGTCTGCTGGGTCAGATTGAGCTGGAGGGCCGACGTCCTCCCCTGATGCCTTCTGGGAAATCTCTGCCCTGCTTTCAGCCGTACGAAAGTTCGCCCCGCTCTGGAGGTTTTGTGTCTGGCAGGTTCCTGACAGGAATCAAGCCCCCG GAGTTTTTCTTCCATTGCATGGCTGGCCGGGAGGGTCTGGTAGATACAGCTGTTAAGACCAGTCGATCAGGGTACCTTCAGAG ATGTGTGATCAAACATCTGGAGGGCCTGGTGGTTCAGTATGACCTGACTGTGAGGGACAGTGACGGCAGCGTGGTCCAGTTTCTCTATGGAGAGGATGGCCTGGACGTCCCCAAGACACAGTTCCTCCAGCCAAGGCAGTTTCCCTTCATACAGGACAACTATGAG GTCATCAGAAAGTTAAAGTGCTTGGATGAGGTCCTGGCCAAACTGGACCCTCAGGCTGCCACCAACCATTTCAAAGCCATCAGGAAGTGGAAAGCCAAGAGGGAGCATCTTTCTCCCAGAGAGGGGGCcttcctgctcttctcccagaagaaactgaagaagacagagTGCCAGACTCTAGAGAACCTGGCCAATGGCAGGGATACTGCCACTCTGAAG CTGGTGGATAGATGGAGTTCTCTAGACCAGGACAGCAAATCTAAGTACCTGAAGAAGACTTCACATTGTCCTGAGCCCTGCCTGAGCCTGTTCCGGCCTGACATCTCATTTGGGTCAGTGTCAGAGACATTTGACAGCATTGTGGAGTCCTATCTAAAGGACATCCAAGTCAAGCAGTTAGCTGAGGGAAGCTCGAAGAACCTTGATGCACAAAG ACTGAAGCATCTGCTGCAGCTGAAGTGGCAGCGAGCCCTGTGTGACCCAGGGGAGGCGGTGGGTCTGCTGGCTGCTCAGAGCATCGGAGAGCCTTCCACCCAGATGACCCTCAACACCTTCCACTTTGCCGGCAGGGGGGAGATGAACGTTACCCTCGGTATCCCAAG GCTTAGAGAAATATTGATGATTGCCAGTTCCAGCATCAAGACTCCGATGATGAGTATTCCTGTGTTAAACAGTAAAAAAGCCATCAAGCGGGTGAAGACACTAAGGAAGAAGCTGACTCGTGTGTGTCTAGCTGAG GTGTTGCACAAAGTGGACGTCCTGGAGACACTCCGGGTGAAGAACAAACGACAGAAGGACCGCGTCTTCAAGATCACCTTCCGCTTTCTTTCCCCAGAGCGCTACCAGGAAGACAAGATGCTGACTCCCCATCAGATCCTCCACTACATGGAGAACAG ATTCTTCCGCCTACTACTGGAGGCCATTAAGAAGCGCAATACCAAGCTGGCCTCAATCAACGCAGTGGAAACACGCAAGGCTACAGTACGAGATAATGACCAGGATGTAggggactcctcagctggacag GAGAGTGGAgaaggggatggggatggggaggagagcaggATTGTGGACGACGTGGGGAATGAGGGAGACGCTGACGCCTCGGATGCGAAAAGGAGAGAGAATCAGGAGGAGGAAGTGGATTATgagagtgaggagggagaggatgctgaggagggagaggaccTGGTGGATGAAAAAGACGAGCAGGCAGAGGAGAACTCTGAAGAGGTGCCTGATGAGGTGCCCGGTGACCTGGCCACTGCAGGGCCTGTTGGTGCTGGGACAAGGAAGAGGTCGAAGcagaaaagcacacacacacaggacagcatGAGGGTCAACACTGTGCTGGAAACTAGTTCCAGCATCGAGGACTATTCCTATGACAGCCAGCAGGGTCTCTGGTGTGAG GTTACGCTCGTCCTGCCTGTCAGCAAGGTGCACTTTGACCTGACGTCGCTGGTGGTGGCCGTGGCCCAAAATGCAGTGGTGATGGAGACTAAGGGCATCACCAGATGTCTGCTCAGTGAGGTCACTAAGAAAGATGGCTCCAAGGAGCTGGAGCTCAAAACTGAGGGCATCAACATGCACGAGCTGTTTAACCACAGTGAA ATTCTTGATGTGAATCGGCTGTACTCCAATGAGGTCCACGCCATGGCAAACACGTATGGCATTGAGGTGGCCCTGAGAGTCATTGAGAAGGAAATTAAAGATGTCTTCGCTGTCTACG GTATTGAGGTGGACCCCAGGCATTTATCCTTGGTGGCCGACTACATGTGTTTTGAGGGCATGTACAAACCTCTAAACCGCTTCGCCATCCAGTCCAACTCCTCTCCACTGCAACAGATGACCTTCGAGACCAGCTACAAGTTCCTGAAGCAGGCCACTATGCTGG GCTCCCATGATAAGTTGGTCTCTCCCTCAGCTTGCTTAGTGGTGGGTAAGGTTGTAAAAGGAGGGACCGGGATCTTTGATCTCAAGCAGCCATTGCAATAA